From the Dehalococcoidia bacterium genome, one window contains:
- a CDS encoding N-6 DNA methylase, producing MSDPIRELRDALRSAAIDFGGDASISESELVNRWFTYGIFDALGFGTTKNDYRVELRIPGAGRADVVLRSFGQRAHSLIEFKRPLTTLREYTRQLRDYARELLPVNALLTNGSELWFYSRRGPQPLDPLVTSPRRFDLAHLTISEARFLWHNLHKAELDLADPKALSELLSTLQTQQIRVEGPASPGGNAFLELFRLDEMSVFGRLVREMFNSLPQLVARSTFASGAYSFWVRAYARDLTLDEAPRAWRPFLPHNPSANDLRQFMFALESSYAIIARALLVKAMQDVGFPDLNALDTFRRAVRNREAHGRIELTEYLGATQELFSHAGRQAFPALFASDIFDWWEDAKLLPQSGPVAGALAEVILAVLGFSFDRLKGDVLGDLYQAYFDPETRLALGEFYTPPEVVEFILDQVGYSGPDITHKRLIDPACGSGTFIVAALRRYLKAQGNRPARHVLDSLLRGLLIVGLDVNPFATLLAQINYATQILPLYARVAQQGHIVISTVPIFRTDSLRYETRESEEEAFPVPPQRARPIPDRQPRFPLTYQTETSLIRERIPVRVQSEYLRVELKVPRADLALEKGYIDNLEEYAFALSALFDTVDSGEGHDELIQRLRATGVAKPSDLAQFMSDALQSIRATVENLRTKYDDGRFRKTLRDLAVALVVKNQLKYDFVIGNPPYVRVQNLPSELKEYWEDKYQWVDGNFDLYMPFIERALTDWLKEEGKLGFICSNRFLVTNYAERLRTAVPAVAAVDLIVDLRDAQIFKGATNYPAIFVMTRGKIRERFIAARAYSRIQATSDTLIGDIASNIGKLGESSGHVRSDLSDAFSMRSSDLAPQGWHLMPADERRVFDRLKNAANHQLSELTATSSGSFQGWATGSDDACVLRLVEDRGDTLVLEPRGGGGPFELEREAVRPWLFGHDVRRWQVNWGGWYVIFPYRRYGSNYELIPSREFAERFPYAQEGEFIEQTLPLLWNYLTTGYIERRRATVHQLLQSRESGRYRGALRHRWYAASAPRSIEYYGAHKLVFQVSSTAPDVAVDEARFFFAGGGTSGVNGIALKTEYAEIRPFLCAILNSRTLDYVLKHVSDVFSGGSYSYGDQFIKQLPVRLPDSGGRSLAASIVSTGQRLTDLTQQRRALQDAVHGFPRHHLASTHSSEVFPLDQLTEHGNLPLSFARDGNLLEHQLDGRPLVHLGRGLIVFPSQEHGEVTLKWLERQRSSRVARADLFELRLPVAPKDCRSLLSQLEDTELSLGRLDARIHAEEAGLDEAVLSYYGVNSSDRRVIDRFLTRF from the coding sequence TTGTCAGATCCGATTCGGGAGCTACGGGATGCCCTTCGTTCTGCCGCTATCGACTTTGGCGGCGACGCGAGCATCTCGGAATCCGAACTCGTAAACCGGTGGTTTACCTACGGGATTTTCGACGCACTGGGATTCGGAACTACTAAGAACGATTACCGCGTAGAACTTCGAATTCCTGGGGCGGGACGCGCCGATGTGGTCCTTCGCTCGTTTGGACAAAGAGCGCACTCCCTGATCGAATTCAAACGACCGCTCACGACGCTTCGGGAATATACGCGCCAGCTGCGCGACTATGCACGCGAACTCCTTCCGGTCAACGCGTTGTTGACGAACGGGTCCGAGCTCTGGTTCTACTCACGACGTGGGCCGCAACCTTTAGACCCGCTGGTCACCAGCCCACGCCGCTTCGATTTGGCGCACCTCACGATAAGTGAAGCCCGATTCCTTTGGCACAACCTGCACAAAGCTGAGTTGGACCTCGCCGATCCGAAGGCGCTCTCCGAACTCCTCAGTACGTTGCAAACCCAACAGATCCGTGTCGAGGGTCCAGCAAGCCCAGGCGGAAACGCGTTTCTGGAGTTATTCCGCCTCGACGAGATGAGCGTCTTCGGTCGATTGGTCAGAGAAATGTTCAACTCGTTACCCCAACTAGTGGCACGAAGCACATTCGCGTCTGGAGCTTATAGCTTCTGGGTGAGGGCGTACGCTCGTGACCTTACTCTCGATGAGGCACCTAGAGCTTGGCGCCCATTCTTGCCACACAATCCATCGGCGAACGACCTTAGACAGTTCATGTTCGCGCTCGAAAGCAGCTACGCGATCATCGCTCGTGCGCTCTTGGTCAAAGCGATGCAGGACGTCGGTTTTCCAGACCTCAACGCGCTTGACACCTTCCGAAGGGCCGTCCGTAACCGAGAGGCACACGGTCGCATCGAACTGACAGAATATCTGGGAGCCACACAAGAACTGTTCTCCCACGCCGGGCGGCAAGCGTTCCCAGCATTGTTCGCGTCCGACATCTTTGACTGGTGGGAGGACGCTAAGCTACTCCCCCAATCCGGACCCGTGGCTGGTGCGCTTGCTGAGGTTATCCTCGCAGTTCTTGGATTCTCATTTGATCGTCTTAAAGGCGACGTTTTGGGCGACCTGTACCAAGCATACTTCGATCCTGAAACACGCTTGGCACTAGGGGAGTTCTATACCCCTCCAGAAGTCGTCGAGTTCATACTCGACCAGGTAGGTTATTCGGGCCCCGACATCACGCACAAACGGCTGATCGATCCAGCATGCGGCTCGGGAACGTTCATCGTCGCCGCTTTGCGACGTTACCTGAAGGCGCAGGGCAACCGCCCTGCGCGTCATGTACTGGACAGCCTTCTCCGCGGTCTTCTCATCGTCGGCCTAGACGTTAACCCATTTGCCACGCTGTTGGCCCAAATCAACTACGCCACCCAGATCCTTCCGCTCTACGCGCGCGTCGCACAGCAAGGGCACATCGTAATCAGCACTGTTCCGATTTTCCGTACGGACTCGCTGCGCTACGAAACTCGGGAGTCAGAAGAAGAAGCCTTCCCCGTACCACCCCAACGAGCACGACCGATCCCCGACAGGCAACCCAGGTTCCCGCTCACATATCAAACAGAAACCTCGCTGATTCGAGAGCGGATCCCCGTCCGAGTGCAATCCGAGTATCTCCGGGTTGAACTTAAGGTTCCACGCGCGGACCTCGCGCTGGAAAAGGGATACATCGACAATCTCGAAGAATACGCGTTCGCGCTTTCTGCGCTCTTCGACACCGTCGACAGTGGCGAAGGGCACGACGAACTGATCCAGCGCCTTCGGGCGACTGGAGTTGCGAAGCCAAGCGATCTGGCTCAATTCATGAGCGACGCCCTGCAGTCAATTCGTGCAACCGTGGAAAACCTGAGGACGAAGTACGACGACGGGCGGTTTCGCAAGACGCTTCGCGATCTCGCTGTCGCGCTTGTCGTCAAGAATCAGTTGAAATACGACTTTGTCATCGGTAACCCACCGTATGTCCGCGTTCAGAACCTACCTTCTGAACTCAAGGAATACTGGGAGGACAAGTACCAGTGGGTCGATGGCAACTTCGACTTGTACATGCCGTTCATCGAGCGGGCATTAACTGATTGGCTGAAAGAGGAGGGGAAACTCGGCTTCATATGTTCGAATCGATTCCTAGTTACCAACTACGCGGAACGCCTTCGTACAGCAGTTCCGGCAGTTGCCGCAGTAGACCTAATTGTCGACCTCCGCGACGCACAAATATTCAAAGGCGCGACTAACTATCCCGCCATATTCGTGATGACCAGGGGAAAGATCCGCGAGCGATTCATCGCGGCACGGGCATATTCGCGGATTCAAGCGACAAGCGACACCCTCATCGGCGATATCGCTTCCAACATCGGGAAACTTGGTGAGTCCAGCGGGCACGTGAGAAGCGACCTTTCTGACGCCTTCTCGATGAGGTCTAGCGACCTCGCGCCGCAAGGTTGGCATCTCATGCCCGCGGACGAAAGGCGCGTGTTCGATCGCCTTAAGAATGCAGCAAATCACCAACTTTCCGAGCTCACCGCCACTAGCAGCGGGAGTTTTCAAGGATGGGCAACTGGATCAGATGACGCGTGTGTGCTGCGGTTGGTCGAAGATCGTGGCGACACTCTAGTCTTGGAGCCGCGCGGGGGCGGCGGTCCCTTTGAATTAGAGCGTGAGGCCGTTCGTCCGTGGCTTTTCGGTCACGACGTGCGCCGTTGGCAGGTGAACTGGGGCGGCTGGTACGTCATCTTCCCTTACCGGCGTTACGGCTCTAATTATGAGCTTATTCCGTCGCGCGAGTTTGCCGAGCGATTCCCCTACGCCCAAGAAGGTGAGTTCATTGAGCAGACACTCCCCCTGCTCTGGAACTACCTTACGACCGGGTACATTGAGAGGCGCCGGGCTACCGTACATCAGCTGCTTCAATCGCGAGAAAGCGGTCGCTATCGCGGCGCGCTTCGGCATCGCTGGTATGCCGCAAGTGCGCCTCGGAGTATTGAATATTACGGCGCGCACAAGTTGGTGTTTCAGGTCTCGTCGACGGCGCCGGACGTCGCTGTCGATGAAGCGCGTTTCTTCTTTGCTGGTGGTGGTACCTCGGGTGTCAACGGCATCGCACTAAAAACCGAGTATGCCGAAATCCGACCATTCCTTTGCGCCATCCTGAACTCGCGGACGCTTGACTATGTCCTTAAACACGTGAGTGATGTGTTTTCCGGCGGCTCCTACTCGTACGGCGATCAGTTCATCAAACAATTACCGGTACGATTGCCGGACAGCGGCGGGAGGAGCCTAGCCGCCTCAATTGTCTCAACCGGTCAGCGGCTTACTGATCTCACACAGCAGCGACGGGCACTTCAGGACGCAGTTCATGGGTTTCCGCGACACCACCTCGCGTCAACCCACAGTTCGGAAGTGTTCCCGCTAGATCAACTAACAGAGCACGGAAATCTACCGCTCAGTTTCGCACGCGATGGCAATCTTCTTGAACATCAACTTGATGGAAGGCCATTGGTCCATCTCGGGCGGGGCCTCATCGTGTTCCCCTCGCAGGAACACGGAGAAGTGACGCTCAAGTGGCTTGAGCGTCAACGTTCCTCTCGCGTTGCGCGCGCGGATCTGTTTGAGCTGCGCTTACCGGTGGCGCCTAAGGACTGTCGCAGTTTGCTGTCTCAGTTAGAAGACACTGAGCTGTCGCTTGGGCGTCTTGATGCCCGAATCCATGCGGAAGAAGCAGGGCTTGACGAAGCAGTCCTTTCGTATTACGGCGTCAATTCTTCTGACCGTCGCGTCATCGATCGGTTCTTAACCCGCTTTTGA
- a CDS encoding NAD-dependent epimerase/dehydratase family protein, with translation MRVLVAGGAGFIGSHVCEELLRRGHDVICVDSLVTGNRENIAAMIDDERFAFVCCDVTQAPAIGADLVLHLASPASPVHYQQFPIETMLANSTGTHRLLEIARLNGARFVFASTSEVYGDPLEHPQRETYWGNVNPTGPRACYDESKRFGEALTVEFRRTFGVNASIVRIFNTYGPRMNIDDGRVVPAFVAAALAGDDLPVFGDGRQTRSFCYVSDLVGALLLVALDESSDGDVFNIGNPHEVTMIELASTIARLAGAEARVAHMPSAPGDPARRRPDIAKMRERYGWQPSVALEDGLERTISYVRGVGGQQATDNRQQMAGGRQTANSKQQRVGGQQTTDNRQQRGEDGQQTANSKRQRVGGQQTTDNRGDGQQTANSKQQKDHAEPRTPTNEAVA, from the coding sequence ATGCGCGTGCTCGTCGCCGGCGGGGCCGGGTTTATCGGCAGCCACGTCTGCGAGGAGTTGCTGCGCCGCGGCCACGACGTGATCTGCGTCGACAGCCTGGTCACCGGCAATCGCGAGAACATCGCGGCGATGATCGACGACGAGCGGTTCGCGTTCGTGTGCTGCGACGTGACGCAGGCGCCGGCGATCGGCGCCGACCTCGTGCTGCACCTGGCGTCGCCGGCGAGCCCGGTGCATTATCAGCAGTTCCCGATCGAAACGATGCTCGCGAATTCGACGGGCACGCATCGATTGCTGGAGATCGCGCGTCTGAACGGCGCGCGATTCGTCTTCGCGTCGACGTCGGAGGTGTACGGCGACCCGCTGGAGCATCCGCAGCGTGAGACGTACTGGGGCAACGTCAACCCGACGGGCCCGCGCGCGTGCTATGACGAATCGAAGCGCTTCGGCGAGGCGCTGACGGTGGAGTTTCGTCGCACGTTCGGCGTCAACGCGTCGATCGTGCGCATCTTCAACACGTACGGGCCGCGCATGAACATCGACGACGGGCGCGTCGTGCCGGCGTTCGTCGCGGCGGCGCTTGCGGGCGACGATCTGCCGGTGTTCGGCGACGGGCGGCAGACGCGATCGTTCTGCTACGTGTCGGACCTCGTCGGCGCGCTGCTGCTCGTCGCGCTCGACGAGAGTAGCGACGGCGACGTATTCAACATCGGCAACCCGCACGAAGTGACGATGATCGAGCTGGCGTCGACGATCGCGCGGCTGGCCGGTGCGGAAGCGCGCGTCGCGCACATGCCGTCGGCGCCCGGCGACCCGGCGCGGCGGCGGCCGGACATCGCGAAGATGCGCGAGCGGTACGGGTGGCAGCCGTCGGTGGCGCTGGAGGATGGGTTGGAGCGCACGATTTCGTATGTGCGGGGAGTTGGGGGACAACAGGCAACAGACAACAGACAACAGATGGCCGGGGGACGGCAAACGGCAAACAGCAAACAGCAAAGGGTTGGAGGACAACAGACAACAGACAACAGACAACAGAGGGGTGAGGACGGACAGCAAACGGCAAACAGCAAACGGCAAAGGGTTGGAGGACAACAGACAACAGACAACAGAGGGGACGGGCAGCAAACGGCAAACAGCAAACAGCAAAAGGATCATGCCGAGCCGCGGACGCCAACGAATGAGGCGGTGGCATGA
- a CDS encoding glycosyltransferase, whose product MTMLARVSRTVREVVLSVATEPTTFSVVIPTYNERADVAATLDAVLAQRHRPKEIIVVDGGSTDGTRELLRGCVERDGITLIEESRRRGVAAARNTGIGVATGDVVVILNADVMPAADFLQRLDRAYREGAGMVSVQSRVFNTDCATGRFLQATHDLEYGPEAVGWTEGFSCRRDAASQARFPEELPGVGGEDVEFVERLRRARLPWRVDYDIVVSHRVPATLCAFWTQWRWRGNAIPYIDLRLRKRPIELVVARRALATMKSAAFVAAVYPMLRRALDRAAASPRGRRDLPMFWLLAHMQVAAHRAGEWETIAGLLRERKDRP is encoded by the coding sequence ATGACGATGCTGGCGCGGGTGTCGCGGACTGTGCGCGAGGTTGTGCTCTCTGTCGCGACGGAGCCGACGACGTTTTCGGTCGTCATTCCGACGTATAACGAGCGTGCCGACGTCGCAGCGACGCTTGATGCTGTGCTGGCGCAGCGGCATCGGCCGAAGGAGATCATCGTCGTCGACGGCGGCTCGACGGACGGCACGCGCGAGTTGCTGCGCGGCTGCGTCGAGCGTGATGGCATCACGCTGATCGAAGAGTCGCGGCGGCGCGGCGTTGCGGCGGCGCGCAATACCGGCATTGGCGTCGCGACGGGTGACGTCGTGGTGATCTTGAACGCCGACGTCATGCCGGCTGCCGACTTTCTGCAGCGCCTCGATAGGGCGTACCGCGAGGGCGCCGGGATGGTGTCGGTGCAATCGCGCGTGTTCAACACGGACTGCGCGACCGGGCGCTTCCTGCAGGCGACGCACGATCTCGAATACGGGCCCGAAGCCGTCGGCTGGACGGAGGGCTTCTCGTGCCGTCGCGATGCCGCGTCGCAAGCACGCTTTCCCGAAGAACTGCCGGGCGTCGGCGGCGAGGACGTCGAATTCGTCGAGCGGCTGCGGCGCGCGCGGCTGCCGTGGCGCGTCGACTACGACATCGTCGTATCGCATCGCGTGCCGGCGACGCTCTGCGCGTTCTGGACGCAGTGGCGCTGGCGCGGGAACGCGATTCCGTACATCGATTTGCGGCTGCGCAAACGTCCGATCGAACTCGTCGTCGCGCGGCGCGCGCTGGCGACGATGAAGAGCGCCGCGTTCGTTGCGGCCGTGTACCCGATGCTGCGACGTGCGCTCGACCGGGCGGCCGCATCTCCGCGTGGCAGGCGCGACCTGCCGATGTTCTGGCTGCTCGCGCACATGCAGGTCGCGGCGCATCGCGCGGGGGAGTGGGAAACGATCGCAGGACTCCTGCGTGAACGAAAGGACAGGCCATGA
- a CDS encoding glycosyltransferase family 4 protein, with protein sequence MKITVSVSGKFSPGYLWAADLERRGMLERLITPLPYRRGAHFGVSRERTRSVWPIGAVNWTMQHVAPAAFQPTNQIAISAAYDEAASRLIGDCDVFNGWASMSLRSIREARRRGIPSVLQIASAHIVAQTQLLEEEARTWEFDAPQTHPGVIARTIREYEEADVLAVPAEFVRRTFIEQGVRASKIKLIPWGVQPVTDASGGSRLEAAASLLAARRERAEATERVPRILFVGGVGLRKGVPYLLAAFSKLETPATLRLVGAIDKRFLRALGGLPEGVEAVGVKTGDALASEFHDADVFVLPSVEDGFGIVTTEAMAAGLPAIVSQNCGSADAVQDGVNGFVVPARDSDALRDRLETLLADAKLRLRMGEAAASSVRGWSWEESGERHLREIYEPLLARDSKDGPIARAA encoded by the coding sequence ATGAAGATCACTGTTTCCGTCTCGGGCAAGTTCTCACCGGGCTACCTCTGGGCCGCCGATCTCGAGCGGCGCGGGATGCTCGAGCGGCTGATCACGCCGCTGCCGTATCGTCGAGGGGCGCACTTCGGCGTTTCGCGCGAGCGGACGCGCAGCGTGTGGCCGATCGGCGCCGTCAACTGGACGATGCAGCACGTCGCGCCGGCGGCGTTTCAGCCGACGAACCAGATCGCCATCAGCGCCGCGTACGACGAAGCCGCGTCGCGCCTGATCGGTGACTGCGACGTCTTCAACGGCTGGGCGAGCATGTCGTTGCGCAGCATCCGTGAGGCGCGGCGTCGCGGCATACCGAGTGTGTTGCAGATCGCGTCGGCGCACATCGTCGCTCAGACGCAGTTGCTGGAGGAAGAAGCACGTACGTGGGAATTCGATGCGCCGCAGACGCATCCGGGCGTGATCGCGCGCACGATCCGCGAGTACGAAGAGGCCGACGTGCTCGCCGTGCCCGCGGAGTTCGTGCGCCGCACGTTCATCGAGCAGGGCGTGCGGGCGTCGAAGATAAAGCTGATCCCCTGGGGCGTGCAGCCCGTGACCGACGCATCTGGCGGGTCCCGGTTGGAAGCGGCGGCTTCGCTCCTCGCTGCGCGGCGGGAGAGGGCAGAGGCGACCGAACGTGTGCCGCGGATCCTCTTCGTCGGCGGCGTCGGGCTGCGCAAGGGCGTGCCGTACTTGCTCGCGGCGTTCAGCAAGCTCGAAACGCCGGCGACGCTGCGGCTCGTCGGTGCCATCGACAAGCGATTCCTGCGCGCCCTCGGCGGCCTGCCGGAAGGCGTCGAAGCGGTCGGCGTCAAGACGGGCGATGCGCTCGCGTCGGAGTTCCATGACGCCGACGTGTTCGTGCTGCCGTCCGTCGAAGACGGCTTCGGCATCGTGACGACGGAAGCGATGGCGGCGGGGCTGCCGGCGATCGTCTCGCAGAACTGCGGCAGCGCCGACGCCGTGCAGGACGGCGTCAACGGGTTCGTCGTGCCGGCGCGTGACAGCGATGCCCTGCGCGATCGCCTCGAGACGCTGCTCGCTGACGCAAAGCTGCGGCTGCGCATGGGCGAGGCGGCGGCGTCGAGCGTGCGGGGCTGGTCGTGGGAGGAGTCGGGCGAGCGGCACCTGCGCGAGATCTACGAGCCGTTGCTCGCGCGCGACTCGAAGGACGGCCCGATTGCTCGCGCAGCTTAA
- a CDS encoding class I SAM-dependent methyltransferase yields the protein MLAQLKRAFRNDTTVRVVRATYPALNWARGRKQHYLRVAPYLEYMTFDEVRFSNRGNEPEAHLRRTQRLIDLSRADVLVAGAGSGDELRLWQQSSPRSLAATDFFPHPGEWTRRQGVRHAVMDVRALAFADDSFDLVASTALLEHVDGVEACMREMARVTRPGGIVFANFGPLYHTFGGAHFFGAYEHLWMTDAQFEAYLVERAIPYEQQEALFWLRNGMFSRLTYDEYLDIFRRHFDIEHVTLAVSPQALAYKRKNREAWRSLRARYDERDLLTFGATVWLRPKAAITSIEAREVALRPAGGSRLSA from the coding sequence TTGCTCGCGCAGCTTAAACGGGCTTTTCGCAACGACACGACGGTCCGCGTCGTGCGCGCGACGTATCCGGCACTCAACTGGGCGCGCGGCCGCAAACAACACTACCTGCGCGTCGCGCCGTACCTGGAGTACATGACGTTCGACGAGGTGCGCTTCTCGAACCGCGGCAACGAGCCGGAGGCGCACCTGCGCCGCACGCAACGGCTCATCGACCTTTCGCGCGCCGACGTGCTCGTCGCGGGAGCCGGCAGCGGCGACGAACTGCGACTGTGGCAACAGTCATCGCCGCGCTCGCTCGCCGCGACCGACTTCTTTCCGCACCCTGGCGAGTGGACGCGACGGCAGGGCGTGCGTCATGCCGTCATGGACGTGCGGGCGCTCGCGTTCGCCGACGATTCGTTCGACCTCGTCGCGTCGACGGCACTGCTCGAGCACGTTGACGGCGTCGAGGCCTGCATGCGCGAGATGGCGCGCGTGACGCGGCCCGGCGGCATCGTCTTCGCGAACTTCGGGCCGTTGTACCACACGTTCGGCGGCGCTCACTTCTTCGGCGCGTACGAGCACCTGTGGATGACCGACGCGCAGTTCGAGGCGTACCTCGTCGAGCGCGCGATCCCGTACGAACAGCAGGAAGCGCTGTTCTGGCTGCGCAACGGCATGTTCAGCCGTCTCACCTACGACGAATATCTGGACATCTTCCGGCGGCACTTCGACATCGAACACGTGACGCTGGCTGTGTCGCCGCAGGCGCTGGCGTACAAGCGCAAGAACCGCGAGGCGTGGCGCTCGCTCCGCGCGCGGTACGACGAGCGCGACCTGCTGACGTTTGGCGCGACGGTCTGGCTGCGCCCGAAGGCTGCCATAACGTCCATCGAGGCACGCGAAGTTGCGTTGAGGCCTGCTGGCGGGTCCAGGTTGAGCGCATGA
- a CDS encoding glycosyltransferase family 4 protein has protein sequence MKRRKMAHLISHPIHYFAPLYRELASRPEIDLTVHFYSDAPLRGVRDEQFDRTVAWDARLLDGYAHRFAANASSTPARASDARPQFDVARDVLRGGYDVVWAHGYAHATTWLAMLAAHARGARLLIRDEQTLLHERPPYRRFARSLALRQLFTRSHGLYIGEENRRFMRAHGMRDDRMFAARYCVDNAYFQERATALAPRRADVRASFGIDDDAPVVLFVGKLIDKKQPLRAIEAFASVRAALPCWLLIAGDGPLRDECEALVARLDVPNVRFAGFLDQGEVPRAYAAADVFVLPSNLHETWGLVVNEAMNFALPVVVSDKVGCAADLVRPRENGVIVAADRTGQLVDAFAALVRDAGMRRAYGARSREIVSDYSIEAAADGIVAACTAEEARRTAWKREASTAGV, from the coding sequence ATGAAACGCCGCAAAATGGCGCACCTGATCTCGCATCCGATTCATTACTTCGCGCCGCTGTACCGCGAACTCGCGTCGCGGCCGGAGATCGACCTGACGGTGCACTTCTACTCGGACGCGCCGCTTCGCGGTGTCCGCGACGAGCAGTTCGATCGAACCGTCGCATGGGACGCGCGACTGCTCGATGGCTACGCGCACCGCTTCGCGGCCAACGCGTCGTCGACGCCGGCGCGCGCATCCGACGCGCGTCCGCAGTTCGACGTCGCACGCGACGTGCTGCGTGGCGGCTACGACGTCGTCTGGGCGCACGGCTACGCTCACGCCACGACCTGGCTGGCGATGCTCGCCGCGCACGCACGCGGCGCACGCCTGCTGATCCGCGACGAACAGACGCTGTTGCACGAGCGGCCGCCATACCGTCGCTTCGCGCGATCGCTGGCGCTTCGGCAACTATTCACTCGCAGCCACGGTCTGTACATCGGCGAGGAGAATCGCCGCTTCATGCGCGCGCACGGCATGCGCGATGACCGCATGTTCGCCGCGCGATACTGCGTCGACAACGCGTACTTCCAGGAGCGCGCCACCGCTTTGGCGCCGCGCCGCGCCGACGTCCGCGCGTCGTTCGGGATCGATGACGATGCGCCCGTCGTTCTCTTCGTCGGCAAGCTCATCGACAAGAAACAACCGCTGCGTGCCATCGAAGCGTTCGCATCGGTGCGCGCAGCGCTGCCGTGCTGGCTGCTGATCGCCGGCGACGGCCCGCTGCGTGACGAGTGCGAAGCGCTCGTCGCACGGCTCGACGTGCCGAACGTGCGGTTTGCGGGCTTCCTCGACCAGGGCGAGGTGCCGCGAGCATACGCCGCCGCCGACGTCTTCGTGCTGCCATCGAACCTGCACGAGACGTGGGGGCTCGTCGTGAACGAAGCGATGAACTTCGCGCTGCCGGTGGTCGTGTCCGACAAAGTGGGCTGCGCCGCTGACCTCGTGCGTCCGCGCGAGAACGGCGTCATCGTGGCCGCGGACCGCACCGGGCAGCTTGTCGACGCGTTCGCCGCGCTCGTGCGCGACGCCGGCATGCGACGCGCGTACGGCGCGCGCAGCCGCGAAATCGTCTCTGACTACAGCATCGAAGCGGCCGCCGACGGCATCGTCGCGGCGTGCACGGCAGAAGAAGCGCGGAGGACAGCATGGAAGCGCGAAGCCTCGACCGCCGGCGTGTGA
- a CDS encoding class I SAM-dependent methyltransferase, which translates to MEARSLDRRRVIAKQSYYEGAGMPRDLAARYWREFDGARNVLDVGCGRGDFARYRPRADVEVHGVDADARAVEMASRHGRVVMVDLDVAPLPYEDASFDAVLAKDVFEHVKDPGDLANEIYRVTRPAGVLVASVVMARPHRVWADYTHRRGFTRASARLLLEDAGFRVEATWRMGPVPLSSRLRFVDRIPDLLRVPPFDALWGASWELRARK; encoded by the coding sequence ATGGAAGCGCGAAGCCTCGACCGCCGGCGTGTGATCGCGAAGCAGTCGTACTACGAGGGCGCCGGCATGCCGCGCGACCTCGCGGCGCGTTACTGGCGCGAGTTCGATGGCGCGCGGAACGTGCTCGACGTCGGTTGCGGGCGCGGCGACTTTGCGCGCTACCGCCCGCGCGCCGACGTCGAAGTGCACGGCGTGGATGCCGACGCGCGGGCTGTAGAAATGGCGTCTCGACACGGCCGCGTCGTGATGGTCGATCTTGATGTTGCACCGCTGCCCTACGAGGACGCTTCGTTCGATGCCGTGCTGGCGAAGGACGTCTTCGAACACGTGAAGGACCCGGGCGATCTCGCGAACGAGATCTACCGCGTGACGCGGCCCGCCGGTGTCCTCGTCGCATCCGTCGTGATGGCGCGACCGCACCGCGTGTGGGCGGACTACACGCATCGCCGCGGCTTCACGCGAGCATCCGCACGCCTGCTGCTCGAAGACGCGGGCTTTCGGGTGGAAGCGACCTGGCGCATGGGGCCCGTGCCGCTCTCGTCGCGGCTGCGGTTCGTGGACCGGATCCCGGACCTCTTGCGCGTGCCGCCGTTCGACGCGCTCTGGGGCGCGAGCTGGGAACTGAGGGCGCGCAAATGA